The DNA region GCACGTATCTTGCAACTGCTTCGCCCGTTACCATGGAAGGGATGCACATCGGGCGCGTGTGCATCATGCGCGATGTGACGCACTTCAAAGAACTGGATACGATGAAATCGGAATTTGTGGCGACCGTCAGCCATGACCTGCGTTCCCCGCTGACGCTCATGCGCGGATATGCAACCATGCTCGATACGGTCGGCGAGTTGAACGAGCAGCAGCAGGGGTATGTGAAGAAGATCATTTCGGGCGTGGAGAATATGTCCCGCCTGGTCAACAATCTGCTTGACTTGGGACGCATTGAGATCGGCGTTGGCTTGCAGGTGGAGAACGTGACCGTGCTGGATATCATCGAACGGGTTACCGGCGCGGTACAGTTGCAGGCGTCACAGAAAAACATCACATTGAGCGTCGAGCTTCCCAAGGATATGCCTCACGCTGTGGAAGCCGACCAGGCGCTCCTGCATCAGGCGGTGTACAACCTCGTGGAAAACGCGATCAAGTACACGCCGGAGAATGGACGCGTTGTGATCCGAACGTTGTCCCAGCCGAATTATCTGATCTTTGCCATCGAAGATTCCGGTTTTGGGATTTCACCTGAGGATTTGCCGCGCCTGTTCGAGCGATTCTATCGCGGCAAACAGCGCGAAACCCGCGCCCAGCCCGGCTCGGGTCTGGGACTTGCCATTGTGGAATCCATTGCCGAAAGCCATCGCGGACGTGTTTGGGTGGATAGCGAGGTCGGCAAGGGCAGTACGTTCTATCTGCAGATCCCCCTGAGCCAGCCCAAAGATTCCAAATCTTCCTAAAAATTGGATTTGTACTATAATCCGTCCCTGTGTCTTCTGTGGACGGCTCTCTGCCGCCAAGTCGGTACTATGGTCAATCAAAACGACAATCTGCAACAAACCCCAATCATTGAACGGACAACCGCTCATAAACCTCCGCGCACATGGCGATCCTGGCTGATAGGTCGCCCGCTCTCCACCGCGGATGCGCCACACGAGACCATCGGCAAGATGGTCGGTCTGGCGGTCTTTGCCTCCGATGCGCTTTCCTCGAATGCGTATGCCACGCAGGAAATGATGGTGGTACTTGCCGCCGCCGGGACGATCGCCTTCGGATATGTGTTCCCGATCTCGCTGGCAATCGTCATCCTGCTTGCCATTGTTTCCATTTCCTACATCCAAGTCATTCACGCCTATCCTGATGGCGGCGGGGCGTATGTGGTTGCCCGGGATAATCTGGGTGAAATGGCTGGACTTGTCGCAGCCTCCTCCCTGTTGACAGATTACATCCTGACCGTCTCAGTGTCCATTTCTTCCGGTGTGGCGCAGATTGTTTCCGCGTATCCCGCCTTGTATGAATACCGGGTGCTTCTGGCAGTGGCGTCTGTTTTTCTTATCATGCTCATCAACCTGCGCGGCGTGCGGGAGTCGGGTGTTGCCATCGCCGTGCCAAGCTTATCGTTCGTTGTCATCATGTTTGTGACGCTCGGCGCGGGCTTGTTCAAATACTTTAGTGGATCGCTGGGTTTGGTGGTGGACCCGCCTGAGATCCATGCGCACGGGATTACGTCCGTGCTCGGACCCCTGCTGATCCTGCATGCATTTTCCAGCGGCACCGCCGCACTGACAGGTATCGAAGCCATCTCCAACGGTGTGACCGCCTTCAAGCAACCCCGCAGCAAAAATGCCGCCACCACCCTGTCATGGATGGGCTTCATATTGGCAAGCCTGTTTCTCGGTATTTCCTTCCTTGCCAGCCGTGTCGGGGCTGTTCCTTCCGAAGTGGAAACGGTCATTTCCCAGCTGGGACGAACCGTGTTCGGCGGTCAGGGAATAATGTATTTTGCCGTCATCCTTGGCACGACCATCATCTTGATCCTCGCCGCAAACACCGCCTTTGCAGGGTTTCCGCGTCTCGGCGCGCTGATGGCTGGAGATGGTTTCCTGCCGCGCCAGTTGACCTATCGCGGCAGCCGCCTCGTGTACTCGCGCGGAATTGTCGCACTGGCATTGCTCTCATCTCTTCTGATCATCATCTTCCAAGCCAGCGTCACGCGCCTCATCCCTTTGTACGCCATCGGCGTGTTCCTGTCCTTTACACTGGCACAATTTGGCATGGCGTTGCGTTGGCGGCGCAGCAGACAAATCCACCCCGAACACGAGGGACATCAAAGTTCCCAGCGGATCACACGCCTCCGTTTTGACCGCTTGTGGCGGATCAAGATGGTCTTCAATGGATTTGGCGCGCTTTGTACCGCCTTGGTCATGGTCGTATTCGCAGTCACAAAATTCCGTGACGGCGCGTATGTAGTGCTGATCCTCATCCCGATCCTGATCTGGGCGCTGTGGTCGATCCACGGACATTACAAGAAACTCGCAAAAGAACTTTCCCTCGATAATTTCGGCACCATCCCGCCTCATACCATCCGCCACCGTGTCATTATGCCGCTCAGCGGCGTGCATCAGGGGACGCTTTCCGCATTGCGTTACGCGCGCATGTTATCCGACGACGTCACTGCCGTGCATATCGTCATCGAACCCGAAGATGCGGAGAAGGTTCGTAAAAAATGGGAGACATGGGGCGAAGGCGTGCGTCTGGTCGTGCTGGATTCGCCCTACCGTCTCTTTGTGGAACCCCTGCTGGAATATATCTCCAGCATTGCGGAACAAAGACAGCCCGGCGAGACCATTACCGTCGTTGTGCCCGAATTCGTCTCGGACAAACGCTTTACCGCCGCCCTGCACACCAACACCGCAAACATTTTACGCGACCAATTGAAACACCAACACGGCGTCGTGATCACGAATGTTCCCTACCATGTCCACGAAAAAGACAGCGGGCATTAAGGAGTTATAAACATGAATTTTATCGTTGTGGGCTGCGGCAGGGTTGGATCGGAACTCGCCTATCGCCTCTTTCAAAATGGATATCAAGTGGTGGTGGTGGATACCAACCAGAAAGCCTTTAACCGCCTCCACCCGGACTTTCGAGGGCGCACTGTTGAAGGAGACTCTCTCTCCCCCGACACCTTGTCCCGCGCCGGCGCGGACAAGGCCGATGGCGTTGCCGTTGTCACCAGTTCCGATACGATGAACGCTGTCATAGGGCACACCATCCGCATGCATTATTCCAACGTGAAACAGGTCATCGTCCGCAATTACGATCCTGCCTTGCGCGAAATGCTCGAATCGTTCGGGTTGCAGATCGTCAGTTCCACATCTTGGGGCGCGGAACGTGTTCAGGAACTGCTGATCGACCCATCTTTCCGCGCCGTCTTTTCGGCGGGTAACGGCGAAGTGGAACTGTATGAGATGTATGTATCACCGAAATGGAACGGGATGACCATCTCCAATTTGCTTGATGGATGCAGTAATACGGTCTGTGCGGCGCTTACCCGCGCCGGGCGCGCCGAGTTACCATCTCCCGACACCACCTTGCGGACCGGCGACGTGCTCACTGTCAGCGCAACGCTCGAAGGTGTGAAAGCCTTGCGCGAAAAACTGCAGGAAGCGAAGGAGGCGTAGCATGTTCGTATTTATTGCCGGGGGCGGTCGCACTGGAGCCCAACTCGCCTCCCAATTGCTCGCTCAGGATTATCAAGTCCGGCTCGTGGAACACCGCCGTGAATTGTTGACCCATCTGCACCATGAACTGCCGACCGAGGTCATTTTTGAAGGACAGGCGACCGACCCTGCCGTACTTCGGCATGCCGGTCTTGAAAAGGCGAATGTACTTGTCGCCTGTACCAATGATGATGCCGCCAATCTCGTCTTGTGCTACCTCTCGCGGACGATGTTCAAGGTGCGGCGCACAGTGGCGCGCATCAACAATCCGCGCAATGCCTGGCTCTTCGATGAGAATTTCCACGTGGATGAAACCATCAACCAGGCGGACGTGATGGCGCACCTGATCCAGGAAGAAATGTCGCTTGGCGACATGATGACCCTGCTAAAACTCCGCCGCGGACGCTACTCACTGGTGGAGGAGAAGGTTCCCCCCGGCGCCAAGGCGATCGGGATTCCGCTTAAGGATCTGGGGCTGCCCGATCAATGTGTGATCGCCGCCATCATCCGCAGGGGACAGGTCACCCTCCCGCGCGGCACGATGTCCCTTGAGGAAGCCGATGAAGTGCTTGCCGTCACGGACGAGGAAGGCGCGAAACAATTGGAGAGATTGCTCGAACCACCGGATCGTTCCGTTCTGTAGAAAAACGAAAACCCGATGCGAACGCATCGGGTTTTCGTTTAAGATGACGCTTTTTTATTTGCTTACCATCTCCCTCATCTGCTCCACATACGCAAGCGATTGATGGCGGAAATAGGTGTTATACAGTTCGGCGTAGTGTCCGTTCTGCTCCAATAAACCATTGTGATTCCCCTCTTCGATGATCGTCCCTTTTTGCATGACAACGATGCGGTCGGCGGCTTTGACCGTGGAAAGACGGTGCGCGATCAGTATGCTGGTTGAATTTTTCAGGATCAGATCCAGCGCCTGCTGTATCTGCCACTCGGTGAACGGGTCGATGCTGGCAGTGGCTTCATCCAAAATGAAGATGGCGGGATTTTGCACCAGCACGCGCATCAACGCCACCAGTTGGCGCTGCCCCATCGAGAGCCGATTCCCGCGCTCGCCGACTTCGGTTTGTAAGCCGTTCGGAAGGGTTTCCAGCCATTCACCATCGCCGATGCGTTTTGCCAGTTTGAGCATCTCCGCTTCAGGAACGCCGGGCGCAGCATAGCGGATGTTATCTTCCACCGTGCCAGAGAATAGGAACGGGACCTGCGAGACGATGCCCAACTGCCTGCGGTATTGCGTCAGGTCAAAGGTGCGGATGTCGCGTCCGTCGATGAGCAGACGCCCTTCCTGAAATTCATAGAAGCGCGCGATCAACTTCGCAATGGACGACTTGCCGGCGCCGGTGTGTCCCACCAGCGCAAGATTCTCTCCGGGTTGTAAGAGCAGATTGAAGTCCGAAAGAACCGTTTCCTTATCCGAATAGCGGAAGTGCATGTGCTCGAATCGAATCTCGCCTTTGAGACGCGGCACATCCTGTCGTTCGGCTTGCACCACGTTGGGGTCGGCATCGATGAGGGCAAAGACGCGTTCGGCGGCGGAAAGTCCGCTTTGGATCTGCGCCCAGAACGATGTGAGGTTGAGCACGGGGAAGAAGAACTGGTCGAGGCTCATGATGAAAAGGTACCACGCGCCGATGCTGATCATGCCCTGCGCCGCGCTCAGCCCGCCGACATAGACCAGCACGCCGACAAAAATTCCGCCCAATGCGTTGAGGGTTGGGAAGACCAGCGAAAGAATAAAACCGCGCTGGACGTTGACGCCGTAGGATTGCTGGTTCGATTCGTCGAACGATTTGAAGATGCCTTCTTCCTGGCGGAAGTTTTTTGCAATTGAAATGCCGCTGATGGTTTCCTTGATGGCGGCGTTGACATCCGCCATGGCTTTCATGCCTTTGCGGGTGACGCGCCGCGCCAAAATTCGGAAAATGGACGCGACACCAAAGATGATCGGCATGAAGCCGATCAGCAACAGCGCCAGCCGCCACTCGGTGCGGAAGAGCACCACGGCAATGATGATGGCTTGCATCATCTGTGCGGCAACATCTGTGACGATGACCACAAGCTGCCCGAAGTCGTTCGTATCCGATGTGATGCGCGAGACGATGCGCCCGGAGGAGAACTGGTCGTAGAAGGACAGGTCGTGTTCGGCGGCGGCGCGGAAGGCGCGCGAACGCATATCCAATACCACGTCACCGACCGAGCGCACGATCAGACCGCGCCTCAGCCAGTTCAGTCCCCACATGCCGAATGCCACGCCGACAAGCGCCGCTCCCACCCATAGAATGGACGAGACGCTCGGCTGTGATTGGATCATATCCACCATGCGGCTGACCACGATGGGTAAGGCTGCGCCGATGATCGCCAGCACAATAATGGTGATGGATGCGTACCCAAGCCGCGCGGTCTGTGAATTGAAGTAATTGACCATGCGGTTGACCAGTACTTTATCAGAGTACTGGCGGTCGTATTTTTCGTCGTTTAATCCTGCAAAGAAGCCCATAAATAATCCTCTGTCATTGCGAGGAGAGCAATAGCTCGACGAAGCAATCTCATGTTAAAGGGGCGAGATTGTTTCGGGCTGGGTTTCGATACGCGCATTGCGCTGCTCAACCATCAACCCTCGCAATGACGATAATTTTATTCCCTGAAAATCCTCGAATACGCTTCGGATGTTTTCATCAATTCGTCGTGGGAGCCGATGGCGGCGATGCGTCCCTTGCGGATGACGATGATCAGATCCGCCCAGCGAATCTGTGACAGGCGGTGGGTGATGATGAAGGTCGTGCGTCCGCGGGCGGCGTTGGAGATGGCGCGTTGGATCTTGTCCTCGGTGGCGGAGTCAATGGCGGAGGTGGAGTCGTCCAGGATGAGAACGCGCGGATCGGTGAGGAAGGCGCGGGCGAGCGCGATGCGCTGGCGCTGTCCGCCGGAGAGGGTCACACCGCGTTCACCGACAGTCGTGTCGTAGGTCTGGTCGAAGTCGAGGATGAAGTCATGCGCCTGTGCCGCGATGGAGGCGGAAATAACCTCCTGTTTGGTTGCATTCGGTTTGCCAAATGCAATATTGTCGCTGAGCGAGCGCGAGAAGAGGAAGATATCCTGTTCGATGATGGAGATCTGTTCGCGCAGGGAAGCGAGATTCCAGTCGCGCACATCCACGCCGTCCACCAGTACCTGACCGGCTGAAGCATCGTAGGTGCGGTTGATCAACTTGACGAGGGATGTTTTGCCCGCGCCTGTCTGCCCGACGATTGCGACGGTTTGCCCGGGTTTAACCTTGAAGGAGATATTCTCGAGGATGTTGTCGCCGGAGCCGGTGCCGCCTTCGGTTGTGGACGGATAATGGAATGAGACATTGCGAAACTCGATCTCGCCGACCATGTTCGAGGTCCGGCCTGAAGCGTTCTGGTCAAGATTCGTCTCACGCTGGATGAGTTCCAAAACGCGGCGGGCGGATGAAATTCCCGATGAGATCTGCGAATATGCGAACGTGGATGTGAAGGTTGGAAAGCCGAGCAATTGCAGCATGCCGAAGTATCCGACCACGGCACCCACGTCGATGAGACCGGCGCGGAAAAGGAATAGCGAATGGACAAGTCCGCCCGCAAATGCGAAGCCGAGCAGCAGCATGGCGATATATCTTGCTTCAAGATCGCCCTGCACGACGAAGGCATCCCGCACGCGGCGTGCATTGGTGACAAAGCGCTCGACTTCCGCGCCCTCTTGTGCCGCGCCCTTCATGATCTCCACACCATCCAATGACTCGGAGAGATGCGTGTTCATGTTTCCGAATGTTGCGCGGACTTCGTCGGTGACGGGTGAAAGTTGCTTGAGATAACGCGCCAGCGCAATGAAATAAATGATGGTGAAAATAAGCGGCGTAAGGATCAGCGACGGATGGTAGCGCGGACCAAAGAACAGCGGCATGAGAATGAACATGAACGAGCCCACCACCAGATTGATGCCGGGGCTGAACATGTAGTTCACTTCGCGCACGTCGTTGGTGGCGCGCGCCATCGTATCACCGACCGGCTGCAGGTTGTGGAAGGTCATGCTCTTGCCGAGCAGGGAAAGGTACAGTTCGTCGCGGATGTCGCGCTCCATGCGCTGCGCCAGCAGTTCCGCGCCGAAGTTGCGTCCCAATTGCAGCACGCCGCGGATGATCTGTGAGATGCCGATGGTGAGCGCAAGAGGCAGGAGCACCGACGTCTCCGGCGGAGTCTTGAGCATGGCGTTGAAGGCGTCGCCGGTCAGAACCGGTACCACCACCGCCAGCACGGCATTTCCGATCGCGCCAACTACCAGCATGATGACGATCCACAAATAAGGGCGCACGTGCGAAAGGATCCATCGCACCGGGGAGGCTTGGTTGTATCGATGTTTGCGTTGCAGGGTAAATTCTGCGGGGGTACTCAGAGCGGTCATAGAACAATTGTACCATTATTGAAAAAGCCAAATTCCGCAACCATCAATTTGTACCGGTGTTATCCTATTCAGACTGGCGATCCTGCCGGTCAAACTTTCAACTCAAAGGAGAGTGTGAAATGTCTTTGCCCAAAACGATTTCCGGTTGGTGTATGTGGTTGTACTTCCTGTGGGTCGGCATCGGTGCCTTCGTTGCCCTGCCCCTGGCGGGGACCATTGCCGGCATCCTTGCCCTCGGCTACGCCATCTTCGCGTTGCTCGGCAGATAACCGATCATCCAATGACACAGCCTCCCGTACGGGAGGCTGTGTCATTTAAGTGATGTGATCTGAAGTAAGTTTGTTGTACTTAAATCTCAAGATTTGATGGCGACCTGTCAAACCTGCTTTACCGTAAGACTATCCAATCAACCCGCAACTGGAGAAAGGGGCAGGTTAATGAAAGTCTGATGAAGGGTGGCTAATATTACTGTCAATGGAAATCCCCCTCATAGGCGCATGGAAATTGATCTCGTTTGAATTCCGTAAGCAAAACGGGGGAATCGTCCACTCGTTGGGAAAGGCGACACTAGAGCGGTAGTATAATTTCCTCTGGGCGAACCATGTTCCCATTTCATCAGATCGAATCTTTTCTTCAACACACTCCTATTCCCTTGCAGGATATCGTTCTGGAGTTGAGAAACATCATCGCTTCCGTTGCACCCGATGCGGTGGAAGTTGTCCGCTGGGGCGGGTTGAGTTACAGCCATGCGGGACGTGGCGGCGTTGTCAGCGCAGGGATATGCCAGATCGGCATCGAAAAGGATCACATCCAGCTGGGGTTCATCCATGGTGCGTTCCTGCCCGATCCGCACAACCTGCTTCAGGGAACGCGCAAAGCCAAACGGTTTGTCAAGATCGAAAGATACGAGGATACTCCCTGGGATGATCTGAAGAAACTGATTTCCGCCTCCGCCAGGTTTGATCCACGCACACTGACTTCTGGGGGGTAAGAAGTTGGACAGGTCGGTTTGCAGAAAGATGCGACTGTCATCTCACAGAGGTCACTCGCCTCTTCGCGGATATAATCCAGCCCAAACCATTACAGGAGCCTTGCATTCATGTCCACCAAAGCCCTTTCCATTATCTCAGCTGTTCTAACTGTTGTCTTCCTCATCGTGCTTGGACTTGTCGCATTCTTCTCCACGCTGCTTGCACTCAACGGATACGGAGACAGCGAAGGGACTGCCGCCGTCGCCATCACGTTCATCTGCCAGGGCGTTGGGTTGATCCTTGCTGGTGTGCTTGCATGCTGGTTGACGCGTCTTCTCATCGAGAAGTTCACTTGGAATAGGATCCTTGCGGTCGTCGTTTCAGTTTTTGCCGGGTCAACGCTGGGAACGATCCTTGTGTTTGCTGCATTGATGGCATCTGTTGTTGCTGCGGAAGCCATGTGGCAGGCGCGCTAAAAACATTGAGGTGTTATCCTGTCGCTCAATGGCTGGCAACGTACAGGTAGGCGCGAAGCGAGAGAATGGATCGACCTTGCAGCTTTTTTAACTACAAAACCTTAATGACGTCCGGTTGGGGATAAAGGTACAATTGAGTACGGAGAAATGATCCTGTGTCTCCTCCGAATATCACATATAGTGCTTTCCTGATCATCGCGGGGACAGCCTGCCTGTTTGTTGCGCTGCTTGTATTTCAAACAAGGCGCAGCGCAACGGGGTCATTTGCGTTGATCAGCCTGTTGCTTGCGCTTGCCTGGTGGGATATTACCTACGCAATCTTCTGGGCGGATGTGCCCGGTCCAACAGTTTTTTTCTGGCTTGACGTCACGTATGTTGGCGTTGTCACCGCGCCGCTCGCTATCTTTGTTTTTTCTTTGCAGATCACTCATCGCTCCAAGTGGCTGAAGAGTCCACTTCTTACATTGATATGCCTCGAACCGATCATCGTCCTCCTTATCCTTTTTACTGACCCATCTCACGGTCTTTTTTTTGCAGGCAAGCGGACGGATGCGTTCATTCAGGACGGGGGACCTGTTTTCTGGTTGAATGTGGTCTTTTCCTATTCCCTGGTCCTGGTCGCGACCATTATTTTATACAGGACATTCACTCGTTCTTCGGGGATGTATAGAAAACAAATCGGGATGGTGCTGCTTGGGCTGGCGGTGACATGGTTAAACAGCATTATTTTTGTGATCGGTATCAACCCGTTGCCCGGAGCGGATAACACTCCTTTCTCGTTCACTATCGCGGCTCTTGCATTTGCTTTTAGTCTTTTCCGTTACCGCCTGTTGGACATCATCCCTGTTGCCCGGGATGTATTGATCGAAAAGATGACAGAAGGTGTGCTGGTGATCGACTCCCAGAACCGCATCGTGGACATGAATCCCGCCGCCCGGAACATGCTGGATGTGCCCGCCTCTATGCTGGGAGAATCAGTGGATAAGGTGCTATCGCATTGGAGACGCGTGGATCGCGATTCACTGTCCATGGCGAACACCAGCGTTGTCTTTGAGTTAAGAAAGGGTGAAACAATAGCCTATGTGGAAATGCGGGCTACTCCGATCATGGATTACAAGGACAGGAAGGTGGGAAGATTGGTCGTTCTGCATGATATTACAAGGCTGAAGAATACCCAGAACGAATTGAAATTGCTGGCTACAAGGGATTCGTTAACCGGCGTGATCAACCGCGGTCATTTTATGGAGTTGGCGGAGAGGGAAATCCTGCGCGCGAAGCGATACAAACGGAAACTGTCACTGATCATGATGGATCTGGACTATTTTAAGAATGTCAATGACACGTACGGTCATCAGGCGGGAGATCATGTTCTGGTCGAACTGGCGAATCTTTGCGGACATATGATAAGAAAAATTGATGTGTTCGCCCGCCTCGGCGGGGAGGAGTTTGCCCTGCTCCTGCCTGAGATCGATGGACAAGCCGCCCTTCAGCTTGCAGAACGGCTGCGTTCATCTTTCGCGTCCATGACCATGGATGTCGATTCGCGCCCGTTCAACGTAACCATCAGCATGGGCGTAACAGAATTTGAGAGATACGGAGGTGATCGCCTGGAGGAAATGCTGCACCGGGCAGACAGGGCACTGTACCATGCCAAGGAGACCGGGCGTAATCGCGTTGTTTTCTGGAAACCTGAGCTGGGTTGAAGTAAAAAAATGCCCTTGAAGTTTTAGAAAATTTGTTCTATAATTATATCATTATCCCACTCGGTGCTAAAAGGAGATGATGGTATGGAACGTTTGGATAAGGTTGTTCAAACCCAGCTCGACAATATTCAAGCCAAACTGGGCATGTCGCTCAACGACATGGCGGATATCATCAAGCGCACAGGCTTGGCAAGGCACAATGACATCCGCTGGATGTTACAGCGCGAATATGGGATCGACCACGAGGATGCCAAGATGCTGGTCAACGCGCTGTTTGAATCCCAGGTGCAGGGGGCGTAACTATTGAGAGATCTGTTTGCTATTGGTTTCCGTAAGGAGAATCAAGATGAGCAGTTTAGATAAAGCCGTTCAGACACAACTGGAAAATATCCAAAAGAAAACCGGCAAGAGCCTTGACGAACTCGCCGCCATCGTCAAAAAAAGCGGACTGAGCAAACATGGCGAGATCCGCGACATGCTCAAGGAGAAGCTTGGTCTTGGGCACGGTGATGCGAACACACTGACACATATCGTCCTGAGTTCGGATAGCGCCAGCGCAGCAAAAGGTAAATCTACCGATGCGGTGCTGGACGAGATTTATACTGGCGCAAAAGCGGGATTTCGCCCCATTCACGAGAAATTGATGAAAGAGATCGGCAAATTTGGTGAATTCGAGATCGCGCCAAAGAAGGGATACGTCAGCCTGCGCCGCAAGAAACAGTTTGCGATGATCGGTCCCAAGACCAATACCCGCTTCGAGGTCGGCATTAATGCGAAGGATTTGAAGAAAAATACCCGCCTGTTGGAGCAACCCAAGGGAAGTATGTGCAACTACATCGTCAATTTGAACGATGTGGAAGAAGTGAATGCGGAATTGATCGCATGGATCAGATCTGCATATGAGGACGCCGGGTAAGATTCGGATGTTTCAACTGCAAGGTAAAAATGAATACAGATGATTTTAGAAATAACCTGATCAAATACATGGGCGAGACATTCGAAAAGCCGATCGGCATTTATCTGGACCCGGACACGGCTCTTTTTCAGACGCTCGAAACGGTTTCTGCTGAAGAGGCTTCCATTCCCGTCGGAGGGAAGTGCGCCGCGCTTGCCGCACAGGTGGCGCATATGACCTTCTTCATTGAATCATTCGAACGCTTCGCGCTCCAAGGTGACAACAGTCCGCGCGATTGGAGCGAGATCTGGCGGACAGTGGAAAAGGTCACGCCGGAGGAATGGGATA from Anaerolineales bacterium includes:
- a CDS encoding APC family permease, with the protein product MVNQNDNLQQTPIIERTTAHKPPRTWRSWLIGRPLSTADAPHETIGKMVGLAVFASDALSSNAYATQEMMVVLAAAGTIAFGYVFPISLAIVILLAIVSISYIQVIHAYPDGGGAYVVARDNLGEMAGLVAASSLLTDYILTVSVSISSGVAQIVSAYPALYEYRVLLAVASVFLIMLINLRGVRESGVAIAVPSLSFVVIMFVTLGAGLFKYFSGSLGLVVDPPEIHAHGITSVLGPLLILHAFSSGTAALTGIEAISNGVTAFKQPRSKNAATTLSWMGFILASLFLGISFLASRVGAVPSEVETVISQLGRTVFGGQGIMYFAVILGTTIILILAANTAFAGFPRLGALMAGDGFLPRQLTYRGSRLVYSRGIVALALLSSLLIIIFQASVTRLIPLYAIGVFLSFTLAQFGMALRWRRSRQIHPEHEGHQSSQRITRLRFDRLWRIKMVFNGFGALCTALVMVVFAVTKFRDGAYVVLILIPILIWALWSIHGHYKKLAKELSLDNFGTIPPHTIRHRVIMPLSGVHQGTLSALRYARMLSDDVTAVHIVIEPEDAEKVRKKWETWGEGVRLVVLDSPYRLFVEPLLEYISSIAEQRQPGETITVVVPEFVSDKRFTAALHTNTANILRDQLKHQHGVVITNVPYHVHEKDSGH
- a CDS encoding TrkA family potassium uptake protein — its product is MNFIVVGCGRVGSELAYRLFQNGYQVVVVDTNQKAFNRLHPDFRGRTVEGDSLSPDTLSRAGADKADGVAVVTSSDTMNAVIGHTIRMHYSNVKQVIVRNYDPALREMLESFGLQIVSSTSWGAERVQELLIDPSFRAVFSAGNGEVELYEMYVSPKWNGMTISNLLDGCSNTVCAALTRAGRAELPSPDTTLRTGDVLTVSATLEGVKALREKLQEAKEA
- a CDS encoding NAD-binding protein, whose protein sequence is MFVFIAGGGRTGAQLASQLLAQDYQVRLVEHRRELLTHLHHELPTEVIFEGQATDPAVLRHAGLEKANVLVACTNDDAANLVLCYLSRTMFKVRRTVARINNPRNAWLFDENFHVDETINQADVMAHLIQEEMSLGDMMTLLKLRRGRYSLVEEKVPPGAKAIGIPLKDLGLPDQCVIAAIIRRGQVTLPRGTMSLEEADEVLAVTDEEGAKQLERLLEPPDRSVL
- a CDS encoding ABC transporter ATP-binding protein produces the protein MGFFAGLNDEKYDRQYSDKVLVNRMVNYFNSQTARLGYASITIIVLAIIGAALPIVVSRMVDMIQSQPSVSSILWVGAALVGVAFGMWGLNWLRRGLIVRSVGDVVLDMRSRAFRAAAEHDLSFYDQFSSGRIVSRITSDTNDFGQLVVIVTDVAAQMMQAIIIAVVLFRTEWRLALLLIGFMPIIFGVASIFRILARRVTRKGMKAMADVNAAIKETISGISIAKNFRQEEGIFKSFDESNQQSYGVNVQRGFILSLVFPTLNALGGIFVGVLVYVGGLSAAQGMISIGAWYLFIMSLDQFFFPVLNLTSFWAQIQSGLSAAERVFALIDADPNVVQAERQDVPRLKGEIRFEHMHFRYSDKETVLSDFNLLLQPGENLALVGHTGAGKSSIAKLIARFYEFQEGRLLIDGRDIRTFDLTQYRRQLGIVSQVPFLFSGTVEDNIRYAAPGVPEAEMLKLAKRIGDGEWLETLPNGLQTEVGERGNRLSMGQRQLVALMRVLVQNPAIFILDEATASIDPFTEWQIQQALDLILKNSTSILIAHRLSTVKAADRIVVMQKGTIIEEGNHNGLLEQNGHYAELYNTYFRHQSLAYVEQMREMVSK
- a CDS encoding ABC transporter ATP-binding protein, with product MTALSTPAEFTLQRKHRYNQASPVRWILSHVRPYLWIVIMLVVGAIGNAVLAVVVPVLTGDAFNAMLKTPPETSVLLPLALTIGISQIIRGVLQLGRNFGAELLAQRMERDIRDELYLSLLGKSMTFHNLQPVGDTMARATNDVREVNYMFSPGINLVVGSFMFILMPLFFGPRYHPSLILTPLIFTIIYFIALARYLKQLSPVTDEVRATFGNMNTHLSESLDGVEIMKGAAQEGAEVERFVTNARRVRDAFVVQGDLEARYIAMLLLGFAFAGGLVHSLFLFRAGLIDVGAVVGYFGMLQLLGFPTFTSTFAYSQISSGISSARRVLELIQRETNLDQNASGRTSNMVGEIEFRNVSFHYPSTTEGGTGSGDNILENISFKVKPGQTVAIVGQTGAGKTSLVKLINRTYDASAGQVLVDGVDVRDWNLASLREQISIIEQDIFLFSRSLSDNIAFGKPNATKQEVISASIAAQAHDFILDFDQTYDTTVGERGVTLSGGQRQRIALARAFLTDPRVLILDDSTSAIDSATEDKIQRAISNAARGRTTFIITHRLSQIRWADLIIVIRKGRIAAIGSHDELMKTSEAYSRIFRE
- a CDS encoding DUF1801 domain-containing protein — translated: MFPFHQIESFLQHTPIPLQDIVLELRNIIASVAPDAVEVVRWGGLSYSHAGRGGVVSAGICQIGIEKDHIQLGFIHGAFLPDPHNLLQGTRKAKRFVKIERYEDTPWDDLKKLISASARFDPRTLTSGG
- a CDS encoding diguanylate cyclase: MSPPNITYSAFLIIAGTACLFVALLVFQTRRSATGSFALISLLLALAWWDITYAIFWADVPGPTVFFWLDVTYVGVVTAPLAIFVFSLQITHRSKWLKSPLLTLICLEPIIVLLILFTDPSHGLFFAGKRTDAFIQDGGPVFWLNVVFSYSLVLVATIILYRTFTRSSGMYRKQIGMVLLGLAVTWLNSIIFVIGINPLPGADNTPFSFTIAALAFAFSLFRYRLLDIIPVARDVLIEKMTEGVLVIDSQNRIVDMNPAARNMLDVPASMLGESVDKVLSHWRRVDRDSLSMANTSVVFELRKGETIAYVEMRATPIMDYKDRKVGRLVVLHDITRLKNTQNELKLLATRDSLTGVINRGHFMELAEREILRAKRYKRKLSLIMMDLDYFKNVNDTYGHQAGDHVLVELANLCGHMIRKIDVFARLGGEEFALLLPEIDGQAALQLAERLRSSFASMTMDVDSRPFNVTISMGVTEFERYGGDRLEEMLHRADRALYHAKETGRNRVVFWKPELG
- a CDS encoding DUF4287 domain-containing protein — translated: MERLDKVVQTQLDNIQAKLGMSLNDMADIIKRTGLARHNDIRWMLQREYGIDHEDAKMLVNALFESQVQGA
- a CDS encoding DUF5655 domain-containing protein, with translation MSSLDKAVQTQLENIQKKTGKSLDELAAIVKKSGLSKHGEIRDMLKEKLGLGHGDANTLTHIVLSSDSASAAKGKSTDAVLDEIYTGAKAGFRPIHEKLMKEIGKFGEFEIAPKKGYVSLRRKKQFAMIGPKTNTRFEVGINAKDLKKNTRLLEQPKGSMCNYIVNLNDVEEVNAELIAWIRSAYEDAG